One Pagrus major chromosome 15, Pma_NU_1.0 DNA window includes the following coding sequences:
- the thumpd2 gene encoding THUMP domain-containing protein 2, protein MSIYERLFTLNTFNNTMTEPSSEGGLVRYYCTAGNGMERFLMDEVKKKLTAEDVCQMPGKVLFSSSAGINRVSELKAAERLFLLLKQASPVCLSAHTSPAKAASVLQSRLLGDKNQWTSAVMTWSRLQGELADRRTTANAPSTVVEVTVDREEGRRSEKKEKCNEESRKSAGGEREESVNGRQSSGEQIGAQMLEKKRKRDDEEEEERRGAARKSSSEKNVEKEKTSEKERTPGLDLSVESSSRIMDGIVEDFAVKSLEIEKTTRRGEKTQLQPSRIKPESSSVPVSFRISCKCTGSLSRYFSSQEVSKVIGVGLSRQLGWKTDLKNPQLEVNVYLSDDHCLMGIPLTRLPLANRSYIKTTGLRSTVAWAMTSLAQIQPGFCVVDPMCGVGTILIEAAQEHKAARFLGVDIDDGQLQKANENIAFAELGNRIHLLKASSMVLPLPSASVDAVVCDLPFGRKFGTKTNMAANLPLIVTEMERVLCPGGTLVLLLSPQLSCQLKKLLLQQDTTSNQETTPQTGTQGCPAPSLSPTRQQTFQIHQGINSRPTQKTGCQSGLQHSLPPPLSSLKHQTTLRVSLGLIDGLIHKYVKTDT, encoded by the exons ATGAGCATATATGAGCGTTTATTCACCCTGAACACATTTAACAACACAATGACTGAACCGAGCAGTGAGGGGGGTTTAGTTAGATATTACTGCACCGCCGGTAACGGGATGGAGCGGTTCTTAATGGACgaggtgaagaagaagctgacaGCTGAAGAC GTTTGTCAGATGCCAGGTAAAGTGTTGTTCAGCTCCTCTGCAGGGATCAACAGAGTCAGTGAGCTGAAGGCTGCAGAGAGACTCTTCCTCCTGCTCAAACAAGCCTCACCTGTGTGCCTGTCTGCCCACACCAGCCCAG CAAAGGCAGCCTCTGTGCTGCAGTCCAGACTGCTGGGTGACAAGAATCAGTGGACTAGTGCTGTAATGACCTGGAGCCGCCTGCAGGGGGAGTTGGCAGACAGAAGGACTACTGCCAACGCACCAAGCACTGTTGTGGAAGTGACggtggacagagaggaggggagaaggagTGAAAAGAAGGAGAAGTGCAACGAGGAGTCTAGAAAAagtgcaggaggagagagggaagagagtgTGAATGGGAGGCAGAGCAGTGGTGAACAAATTGGAGCACAGATGctggaaaagaagagaaagagggatgatgaagaagaggaggaaaggaggggtGCAGCTCGAAAATCTAGTAGTGAGAAGAATGTAGAGAAAGAGAAGACGTCTGAGAAGGAAAGGACACCAGGACTGGACCTCAGTGTGGAAAGTAGCAGCAGAATAATGGATGGCATAGTGGAAGACTTTGCTGTAAAAAGTTTGGAAATtg AGAAGACGActagaagaggagaaaagactCAACTGCAGCCCAGCAGGATCAAACCAGAGTCCTCTTCAGTTCCGGTGTCTTTTAGGATCAGCTGCAAGTGTACAGGATCTTTGTCCCGATACTTCAGCTCACAG GAGGTGAGCAAAGTGATTGGAGTAGGTCTGAGCAGACAGCTGGGCTGGAAGACTGATCTGAAGAATCCACAGCTGGAG GTGAATGTTTATTTGAGTGATGACCACTGCCTGATGGGGATTCCACTAACAAG GTTACCTCTGGCTAACCGGAGCTACATTAAAACCACAGGACTGAGGTCTACTGTAGCCTGGGCTATGACCTCATTGGCTCAGATACAG CCAGGCTTCTGTGTGGTCGACCCGATGTGTGGGGTGGGAACCATCTTAATAGAAgcagcacaggaacacaag GCTGCCCGTTTCCTGGGTGTGGACATTGATGATGGACAGCTACAGAAGGCCAATGAGAACATAGCGTTTGCCGAGCTTGGAAACAGAATACATCTGCTGAAAGCTTCATCTATGG TGCTGCCTCTGCCCAGTGCCAGTGTAGATGCTGTAGTCTGTGACCTGCCATTTGGAAGGAAGTTTggcaccaaaacaaacatggctgccaacCTGCCACTCATCGTCACCGAGATGGAGAG GGTCCTTTGTCCCGGTGGTACTTTGGTTCTCCTTCTGAGCCCTCAGTTATCCTGTCAGCTGAAGAAACTCCTGCTACAGCAAGACACAACGTCTAACCAGGAAACAACACCTCAAACTGGGACACAAGGCTGCCCAGCTCCTTCACTATCTCCCACAAGGCAGCAGACTTTCCAAATCCACCAGGGGATCAATTCCCGGCCTACCCAGAAAACGGGCTGTCAGTCTGGGCTACAACACagtctgcctcctcctctctcctccctgaaGCATCAGACAACTCTGAGAGTCAGCTTAGGCCTGATAGATGGACTAATCCATAAATATGTCAAGACAGACACTTGA